In one window of Megalopta genalis isolate 19385.01 chromosome 4, iyMegGena1_principal, whole genome shotgun sequence DNA:
- the eIF3m gene encoding eukaryotic translation initiation factor 3 subunit M has translation MQVPPIFMELPLEDQAQELRVYFKSLGAEISEEKSPKGIEDDLHKIIGVCEACFKEGNESEIETVLNDIVSIMIVIPTERTGNLILAFCEKLTKASDCKFGLVCLKALWLLFQSIPDESPMRYHVYYHIVQIACNVDQVKAVYGGIQQLKQQFASLSPSNEQMQKLLRLLHEVLLKCKQGEQAAAVMVELLGTYTAENASAAREDAQRCILAALADPNTFLLDPLLALKPVKFLEGELIHDLLLVFVKDKLPGYLHFYQHHKEFVEHQLGLNHDQNMKKMRLLTFMQLAETNPEMSFDTIQEELQINGDEVESFIIDVLKTKLVRARMDQAGRKVLISSTMHRTFGRPQWMQLRDLLAAWKSNLTAVQEGMKSVAAAQMELAVKNKAVINH, from the exons ATGCAGGTACCACCGATTTTTATGGAATTACCATTGGAGGACCAG GCACAAGAACTGCGAGTGTACTTCAAAAGTTTAGGTGCTGAAATCAGTGAAGAAAAATCTCCTAAAGGTATTGAGGATGATTTACACAAAATCATAGGTGTCTGTGAAGCTTGTTTTAAGGAGGGCAATGAAAGTGAAATAGAAACTGTTTTAAACGACATTGTATCTATTATGATAGTAATTCCCACAGAACGCACAGGAAATTTAATATTAGCATTTTGTGAGAAGTTAACAAAAGCGTCTGATTGCAAATTTGGTTTAGTATGTTTAAAAGC ATTATGGTTATTATTCCAATCTATTCCTGATGAATCTCCAATGAGGTATCATGTTTATTATCATATAGTTCAAATTGCTTGTAATGTTGATCAAGTAAAAGCAGTATATGGTGGAATTCAGCAACTAAAGCAACAGTTTGCATCGCTCTCACCATCTAATGAGCAAATGCAGAAATTGCTTAGATTATTACATGAAGTACTCCTAAAATGTAAACAGGG AGAACAGGCAGCTGCAGTTATGGTAGAACTCTTGGGCACTTATACAGCAGAAAATGCTTCTGCGGCTAGAGAAGATGCACAACGGTGCATTCTAGCTGCATTAGCTGATCCTAACACTTTTTTGCTTGATCCTTTGTTAGCATTAAAACCTGTAAAATTCTTGGAAGGAGAACTCATTCATGATCTACTTCTTGTATTTGTGAAAGACAAATTACCTGGATACTTACATTTTTATCAACATCACAAAGAATTTGTTGAGCATCAACTTG GATTAAATCATGACCAGAATATGAAGAAAATGAGATTATTAACATTTATGCAATTGGCTGAAACAAATCCTGAAATGTCTTTCGACACAATACAAGAGGAATTACAAATTAATGGAGATgaagtagaaagttttatcATCGATG TATTAAAAACAAAACTCGTTAGAGCTCGAATGGATCAAGCTGGTCGTAAAGTACTTATTTCAAGTACTATGCACAGAACATTTGGTCGACCACAATGGATGCAACTACGTGATTTACTTGCAGCTTGGAAATCAAACTTAACTGCTGTGCAAGAGGGTATGAAATCTGTAGCTGCAGCACAAATGGAATTAGCTGTGAAAAATAAAGCTGTAATAAACCATTAA
- the eas gene encoding ethanolamine kinase 1 isoform X3 yields the protein MDQIEPHLDVTIDENEIVDGAIEIIKKIRPTWHLDNLQFKIFNDGITNKLIGVWYSEYYNEMVLVRVYGHKTELLINRKDETRNIRILNKAGFTHSIYATFNNGLAYQFIEGVTLTTETVRKPDVYTLIAKRMAQMHKLKPDSDEISKEACIWSKLRKFMDIMPKRFSDEAKQTRFEKLIKPNAVLEENYLLLKETLTSLNSKVVFAHNDLLLGNVLYNQKENIVTFIDFEYTAYNYQPYDIANHFAEFAGIDKPDYSLYPEDNLQKAWLNIYLQEYNNSEHSTIDFDFLEYAAIRFNEYFKQKEDFLSMRLYI from the exons ATGGACCAAATAGAACCACATCTTGATGTAACAATAGATGAAAACGAAATTGTTGACGGTGCcatagaaattattaaaaaaataagacCAACATGGCATTTGGATAATTTACAATTTAAG ATATTTAACGATGGTATTACAAATAAGCTCATAGGAGTATGGTATTCTGAATATTATAATGAAATGGTTTTGGTCAGAGTTTACGGACACAAAACAGAGCTACTTATTAATCGCAAAGATGAAACAAGGAATATTCGG ATATTAAATAAGGCAGGTTTCACACATTCCATTTATGCAACATTTAATAATGGCTTGGCTTATCAATTTATTGAAGGTGTTACACTTACAACAGAAACGGTAAGAAAACCTGATGTATATACTTTAATTGCTAAAAGAATGGCACAAATGCATAAACTTAAACCTGATAGTGATGAAATATCCAAAGAAGCATGTATATGGAGTAAGCTAAGAAAATTTATGGACATTATGCCGAAACGATTTTCCGATGAGGCTAAACAAACAAG GTTTGAGAAACTAATAAAACCAAATGCTGTATTAGAAGAAAATTATCTGCTATTAAAGGAGACTCTGACAAGCTTGAATAGCAAAGTAGTCTTTGCTCATAATGATTTACTTTTAGGAAATGTGCTTTACAATCAAAAGGAGAACATTGTTACCTTTATTGATTTTGAATATACTGCTTATAATTATCAGCCTTATGATATAGCTAATCATTTTGCAGAATTTGCTG GTATTGATAAACCAGATTATTCTTTGTATCCTGAAGACAACTTACAAAAAGCCTGGTTAAATATATATCTTCAGGAGTACAATAAT AGTGAACATTCAACAATTGACTTTGACTTTTTAGA GTATGCTGCTATACGATTTAATGAATATTTCAAGCAGAAAGAAGACTTTCTAAGTATGAgattatatatatga
- the PRAS40 gene encoding proline-rich Akt substrate 40 kDa isoform X2 has product MHIVCKCLNVSIKSRGTELQMVNIDDIELTLQEQTDGFFRQNLATISELEGITKEQPGLVEIRNVGSWVIHRCYNCSMYTHAVHRDFGAALVLINKDIVTLPEEIDKLKSSPDYSPVFRIVIAHNTLEELDYLQQPTKFSVSQLPNNIQVALGGLQQQLEEAVQRRSTEIEDKIRAFTAEQYQLLEQFRERAHNEHRILTRLISKGDETNRLTNNIETPPTTPDSFTTSLSTSTNNMMNTSSKVISSETKIVTGPNVKHEGAKYSPTPVVEPVSFDAEALFPLEGMEDIHTTDQVQSSEEGSDTDDSGQDEGIHMPRGQRGGHPTLAKSLPVTVPSFPSFVRRSVQDEDDDQLSRDPHDPHNIRASIKALAKSVHGDTVFGDLPRPRFSTQI; this is encoded by the exons ATGCATATTGTATGTAAATGTTTGAACGTGTCCATAAAATCCAGGGGCACTGAACTGCAAATGGTCAACATCGATGATATTGAACTGACACTTCAAGAACAAACCGACGGTTTTTTTCGTCAG AATTTAGCAACAATATCAGAGCTTGAAGGCATCACTAAAGAACAGCCAGGTTTAGTGGAGATAAGGAATGTGGGATCATGGGTTATTCACCGATGTTACAATTGTTCAATGTACACACATGCTGTGCACAGAGACTTTGGTGCTGCTTTAGTTCTTATTAATAAAGACATTGTT ACTTTACCCGAAGAAATAGATAAATTGAAATCAAGTCCAGATTACAGTCCGGTCTTTAGAATAGTTATTGCTCATAATACTTTGGAGGAGCTAGATTACCTACAACAGCCTACTAAATTTTCTG TATCACAATTACCCAATAATATACAAGTAGCTTTGGGTGGTCTCCAACAGCAGCTTGAAGAAGCAGTCCAACGAAGATCTACAGAAATAGAAGATAAAATTCGTGCTTTCACAGCAGAGCAGTATCAATTATTAGAACAGTTTCGTGAACGAGCTCATAATGAGCATAGAATATTAACAAG GTTAATTTCTAAAGGGGATGAAACAAATAgattaacaaataatatagaaacACCACCTACAACTCCGGACAGTTTTACAACCAGTTTATCTACCTCTACAAATAATATGATGAACACATCGTCAAAAGTAATATCaagtgaaacaaaaattgttactGGTCCTAATGTTAAGCACGAAGGTGCTAAATATTCTCCTACCCCTGTTGTT gAACCAGTTAGTTTTGATGCAGAGGCTTTATTTCCACTGGAAGGTATGGAAGATATTCACACTACTGATCAAGTCCAATCTTCAGAAGAAGGATCTGATACAGATG ATTCAGGTCAAGATGAAGGTATCCACATGCCTAGAGGACAAAGAGGAGGACATCCAACATTGGCTAAATCATTACCAGTTACTGTTCCATCTTTTCCTTCATTTGTACGTAGAAGCGTTCAGGACGAGGACGATGATCAG CTGTCGAGAGATCCTCACGATCCACATAATATTCGAGCTTCAATTAAAGCTCTAGCTAAGAGCGTTCATGGTGATACAGTATTTGGAGATTTGCCACGACCTCGTTTCTCTACTCAAATCTGA
- the PRAS40 gene encoding proline-rich Akt substrate 40 kDa isoform X1 encodes MHIVCKCLNVSIKSRGTELQMVNIDDIELTLQEQTDGFFRQNLATISELEGITKEQPGLVEIRNVGSWVIHRCYNCSMYTHAVHRDFGAALVLINKDIVTLPEEIDKLKSSPDYSPVFRIVIAHNTLEELDYLQQPTKFSVSQLPNNIQVALGGLQQQLEEAVQRRSTEIEDKIRAFTAEQYQLLEQFRERAHNEHRILTRLISKGDETNRLTNNIETPPTTPDSFTTSLSTSTNNMMNTSSKVISSETKIVTGPNVKHEGAKYSPTPVVNGNIDKKDRLYIYSKEPVSFDAEALFPLEGMEDIHTTDQVQSSEEGSDTDDSGQDEGIHMPRGQRGGHPTLAKSLPVTVPSFPSFVRRSVQDEDDDQLSRDPHDPHNIRASIKALAKSVHGDTVFGDLPRPRFSTQI; translated from the exons ATGCATATTGTATGTAAATGTTTGAACGTGTCCATAAAATCCAGGGGCACTGAACTGCAAATGGTCAACATCGATGATATTGAACTGACACTTCAAGAACAAACCGACGGTTTTTTTCGTCAG AATTTAGCAACAATATCAGAGCTTGAAGGCATCACTAAAGAACAGCCAGGTTTAGTGGAGATAAGGAATGTGGGATCATGGGTTATTCACCGATGTTACAATTGTTCAATGTACACACATGCTGTGCACAGAGACTTTGGTGCTGCTTTAGTTCTTATTAATAAAGACATTGTT ACTTTACCCGAAGAAATAGATAAATTGAAATCAAGTCCAGATTACAGTCCGGTCTTTAGAATAGTTATTGCTCATAATACTTTGGAGGAGCTAGATTACCTACAACAGCCTACTAAATTTTCTG TATCACAATTACCCAATAATATACAAGTAGCTTTGGGTGGTCTCCAACAGCAGCTTGAAGAAGCAGTCCAACGAAGATCTACAGAAATAGAAGATAAAATTCGTGCTTTCACAGCAGAGCAGTATCAATTATTAGAACAGTTTCGTGAACGAGCTCATAATGAGCATAGAATATTAACAAG GTTAATTTCTAAAGGGGATGAAACAAATAgattaacaaataatatagaaacACCACCTACAACTCCGGACAGTTTTACAACCAGTTTATCTACCTCTACAAATAATATGATGAACACATCGTCAAAAGTAATATCaagtgaaacaaaaattgttactGGTCCTAATGTTAAGCACGAAGGTGCTAAATATTCTCCTACCCCTGTTGTT AATGGTAATATAGATAAAAAGGatcgattatatatatattctaaggAACCAGTTAGTTTTGATGCAGAGGCTTTATTTCCACTGGAAGGTATGGAAGATATTCACACTACTGATCAAGTCCAATCTTCAGAAGAAGGATCTGATACAGATG ATTCAGGTCAAGATGAAGGTATCCACATGCCTAGAGGACAAAGAGGAGGACATCCAACATTGGCTAAATCATTACCAGTTACTGTTCCATCTTTTCCTTCATTTGTACGTAGAAGCGTTCAGGACGAGGACGATGATCAG CTGTCGAGAGATCCTCACGATCCACATAATATTCGAGCTTCAATTAAAGCTCTAGCTAAGAGCGTTCATGGTGATACAGTATTTGGAGATTTGCCACGACCTCGTTTCTCTACTCAAATCTGA
- the eas gene encoding ethanolamine kinase 1 isoform X1, which translates to MDQIEPHLDVTIDENEIVDGAIEIIKKIRPTWHLDNLQFKIFNDGITNKLIGVWYSEYYNEMVLVRVYGHKTELLINRKDETRNIRILNKAGFTHSIYATFNNGLAYQFIEGVTLTTETVRKPDVYTLIAKRMAQMHKLKPDSDEISKEACIWSKLRKFMDIMPKRFSDEAKQTRFEKLIKPNAVLEENYLLLKETLTSLNSKVVFAHNDLLLGNVLYNQKENIVTFIDFEYTAYNYQPYDIANHFAEFAGIDKPDYSLYPEDNLQKAWLNIYLQEYNNVSYVPENEINLLYVQVNKFVLLSHFFWGCWGLIQSEHSTIDFDFLEYAAIRFNEYFKQKEDFLSMRLYI; encoded by the exons ATGGACCAAATAGAACCACATCTTGATGTAACAATAGATGAAAACGAAATTGTTGACGGTGCcatagaaattattaaaaaaataagacCAACATGGCATTTGGATAATTTACAATTTAAG ATATTTAACGATGGTATTACAAATAAGCTCATAGGAGTATGGTATTCTGAATATTATAATGAAATGGTTTTGGTCAGAGTTTACGGACACAAAACAGAGCTACTTATTAATCGCAAAGATGAAACAAGGAATATTCGG ATATTAAATAAGGCAGGTTTCACACATTCCATTTATGCAACATTTAATAATGGCTTGGCTTATCAATTTATTGAAGGTGTTACACTTACAACAGAAACGGTAAGAAAACCTGATGTATATACTTTAATTGCTAAAAGAATGGCACAAATGCATAAACTTAAACCTGATAGTGATGAAATATCCAAAGAAGCATGTATATGGAGTAAGCTAAGAAAATTTATGGACATTATGCCGAAACGATTTTCCGATGAGGCTAAACAAACAAG GTTTGAGAAACTAATAAAACCAAATGCTGTATTAGAAGAAAATTATCTGCTATTAAAGGAGACTCTGACAAGCTTGAATAGCAAAGTAGTCTTTGCTCATAATGATTTACTTTTAGGAAATGTGCTTTACAATCAAAAGGAGAACATTGTTACCTTTATTGATTTTGAATATACTGCTTATAATTATCAGCCTTATGATATAGCTAATCATTTTGCAGAATTTGCTG GTATTGATAAACCAGATTATTCTTTGTATCCTGAAGACAACTTACAAAAAGCCTGGTTAAATATATATCTTCAGGAGTACAATAATGTAAGCTATGTACctgaaaatgaaattaatttactgtatgtacaagtaaataaatttgttcttttgtcacACTTCTTTTGGGGTTGTTGGGGACTTATACAGAGTGAACATTCAACAATTGACTTTGACTTTTTAGA GTATGCTGCTATACGATTTAATGAATATTTCAAGCAGAAAGAAGACTTTCTAAGTATGAgattatatatatga
- the eas gene encoding ethanolamine kinase 1 isoform X2 → MLSSYEILLLNLIFNDGITNKLIGVWYSEYYNEMVLVRVYGHKTELLINRKDETRNIRILNKAGFTHSIYATFNNGLAYQFIEGVTLTTETVRKPDVYTLIAKRMAQMHKLKPDSDEISKEACIWSKLRKFMDIMPKRFSDEAKQTRFEKLIKPNAVLEENYLLLKETLTSLNSKVVFAHNDLLLGNVLYNQKENIVTFIDFEYTAYNYQPYDIANHFAEFAGIDKPDYSLYPEDNLQKAWLNIYLQEYNNVSYVPENEINLLYVQVNKFVLLSHFFWGCWGLIQSEHSTIDFDFLEYAAIRFNEYFKQKEDFLSMRLYI, encoded by the exons ATGTTATCTAGTTATGAAATCCTTCTACTAAATTTA ATATTTAACGATGGTATTACAAATAAGCTCATAGGAGTATGGTATTCTGAATATTATAATGAAATGGTTTTGGTCAGAGTTTACGGACACAAAACAGAGCTACTTATTAATCGCAAAGATGAAACAAGGAATATTCGG ATATTAAATAAGGCAGGTTTCACACATTCCATTTATGCAACATTTAATAATGGCTTGGCTTATCAATTTATTGAAGGTGTTACACTTACAACAGAAACGGTAAGAAAACCTGATGTATATACTTTAATTGCTAAAAGAATGGCACAAATGCATAAACTTAAACCTGATAGTGATGAAATATCCAAAGAAGCATGTATATGGAGTAAGCTAAGAAAATTTATGGACATTATGCCGAAACGATTTTCCGATGAGGCTAAACAAACAAG GTTTGAGAAACTAATAAAACCAAATGCTGTATTAGAAGAAAATTATCTGCTATTAAAGGAGACTCTGACAAGCTTGAATAGCAAAGTAGTCTTTGCTCATAATGATTTACTTTTAGGAAATGTGCTTTACAATCAAAAGGAGAACATTGTTACCTTTATTGATTTTGAATATACTGCTTATAATTATCAGCCTTATGATATAGCTAATCATTTTGCAGAATTTGCTG GTATTGATAAACCAGATTATTCTTTGTATCCTGAAGACAACTTACAAAAAGCCTGGTTAAATATATATCTTCAGGAGTACAATAATGTAAGCTATGTACctgaaaatgaaattaatttactgtatgtacaagtaaataaatttgttcttttgtcacACTTCTTTTGGGGTTGTTGGGGACTTATACAGAGTGAACATTCAACAATTGACTTTGACTTTTTAGA GTATGCTGCTATACGATTTAATGAATATTTCAAGCAGAAAGAAGACTTTCTAAGTATGAgattatatatatga